One Nicotiana sylvestris chromosome 12, ASM39365v2, whole genome shotgun sequence genomic window carries:
- the LOC104237302 gene encoding histidine decarboxylase-like, whose amino-acid sequence MGSLSFEKEFEPSAVTPRGLAPPGLIGNGDFGEMKRLKVATPTAPRKNLNITVTEPGSRNDGQSLDCILMNYIDTLSQRINYHIGYPVNICYEHYASLAPLLQFHLNNCGDPFLQNTVDFHSKDFEVAVLNWFADLWEIEKDQYWGYVTNGGTEGNLHGILVGRELLPTGILYASKDSHYSVAKAAMMYRMDFEMVNTSVHGEMDYSDLKVKLLQNKGKPAIINVTIGTTFKGAVDDLDVILQTLKDCGYTYDQFYIHCDAALNGLIIPFIKNMISFKKPIGSVTISGHKFLGCPMPCGIQITRKSYINNLSRKVEYIASVDATISGSRNGLAPIFLWYSLSAKGQVGLQKDVKRCLDNAKYLKDRLQQAGISVMLNELSIIVVLERPRDHEFVRRWQLSCVRDMAHVIVMPGITREILDSFINDLLQQRKKWYKDGNVTPPCVAEDIGAQNCACSYHKIDFIIP is encoded by the exons ATGGGAAGCTTATCATTTGAGAAG GAATTTGAGCCATCGGCAGTAACTCCCAGAGGATTGGCACCACCTGGTTTAATAGGAAATGGAGATTTTGGAGAAATGAAAAGACTAAAGGTGGCAACACCAACTGCACCAAGGAAGAACTTGAATATTACAGTGACAGAGCCAGGGTCCAGAAATGATGGACAAAGTCTCGACTGTATTTTGATGAATTATATTGACACACTTTCCCAACGTATCAACTATCATATAG gttATCCAGTGAACATATGCTATGAGCACTACGCTAGCTTAGCCCCACTATTGCAATTCCACTTGAATAATTGTGGTGATCCCTTTCTTCAAAACACAGTGGATTTTCATTCAAAAGATTTCGAAGTGGCTGTTTTGAATTGGTTTGCAGATTTATGGGAAATTGAAAAAGATCAATATTGGGGTTATGTTACAAATGGTGGTACAGAAGGAAATCTCCATGGCATTTTGGTTGG GAGAGAATTACTTCCAACTGGGATCTTATATGCATCAAAAGACTCTCATTATTCGGTCGCCAAAGCTGCAATGATGTACAGAATGGACTTTGAAATGGTTAATACATCAGTACATGGAGAAATGGACTATTCAGATTTGAAAGTAAAATTACTTCAAAACAAGGGCAAACCAGCAATAATTAATGTTACAATTG GTACTACCTTCAAAGGAGCTGTTGATGATCTTGATGTTATTCTTCAAACACTTAAAGATTGTGGTTATACATATGATCAATTTTACATCCACTGTGATGCAGCACTTAATGGGCTTATTATCCCTTTTATTAAAAAT ATGATTTCATTCAAGAAACCAATTGGAAGCGTCACAATTTCTGGTCACAAGTTCTTGGGATGTCCAATGCCTTGTGGAATTCAAATAACAAGAAAAAGTTACATTAACAATCTCTCAAGAAAAGTTGAGTATATTGCTTCAGTAGATGCCACAATTTCTGGAAGCAGAAATGGTTTAGCTCCAATATTCCTGTGGTATAGTTTAAGCGCTAAAGGTCAAGTTGGACTACAAAAAGACGTTAAGAGATGCCTTGACAATGCCAAATACTTAAAAGATCGTCTTCAACAAGCAGGAATCAGTGTCATGCTCAATGAACTTAGTATCATAGTTGTCTTGGAGAGACCTCGTGACCATGAATTTGTTCGTCGTTGGCAGCTTTCTTGTGTGAGAGATATGGCACATGTTATTGTTATGCCAGGTATAACCAGAGAAATCTTGGACAGTTTCATCAATGATTTATTGCAACAAAGGAAAAAATGGTACAAAGATGGAAATGTTACACCTCCTTGTGTTGCAGAAGATATTGGTGCCCAAAATTGTGCTTGCTCTTACCACAAAATTGATTTCATTATCCCATAG